In Armatimonadota bacterium, the genomic stretch TGTGGTTGCCTCGCGCTCACACTCCTCCACAACTCAATCAAGAGTAGCTGGACCCTTCCTGTTCTTCGAATCTTTGAGGCTGGTTCAAGTTGGCAGACCTGGGCGATGCTCGCCATCGGTCTCGTACCCATGCTCCTCAAGACCGACGTGATCTACGAGTGGGCAAGACCAGAAGCCGCAAGCGACTTCATTCTTGCAAAAAAAGCTGTCTTCCTCAACAAGCCTGTCTTTGGTGGTGTCATCCTCGGCGGCTACGCGCTGTTCGCCTTCATGGCAAATACGCTGCGCAAATCGACGAACCGACACGACAAGAGTCTCGACGAGAACGAGTACCAGTTCCGAACCAACTTCGCAACGCCGATGATGGTCATCTTCGTCTCGGTCCTCACCTTCGTTCTCACGTTGCTCGCGATGTCGCTGACGCCGAAGTGGTACAGCACGATCTACACCCTCTGGCTTCTCATCGGAGGCTGCCAAGCAGCTCTCTCGATGGCGATCTTCCTCGTCGCACGAAACGCAGGCAAACAGCCTTACGCAAACGTCATGGCACCAGGCCTCACCAAGGACCTCGGCAACATGATGTTCGTTCTGACCATGCTTTGGGGCTACACCTCGGTGTCCCAGCTCATCATTCTCTGGAACGGAAACCTGCCGGAAACCACCGTCTTCTACGCCCACCGTGGCGCAGACGCAATGCTCGGTTGGAACCTCATCGGGGCCTCGACGATCCTGGGTTGCTTCGTCATCCCGTTCGTCACATTGCTCTCGCCGAGAGTGAAGCGGTACGCAGACCGACTCGCGATGATCGCGTTGTTCATCTTCTGCTTCCGCATCCTCGACGTGTATTGGATCATCGGAGCTTCGATCCCGAATCGAATGAGTCCACAAGCCTTCGGTCCAAGCACGATCTTTGATGCCGCCGGATGGGTTGTCATGGCATTCGCCTGGTTCGCAGTTATGCTGAACAACGTGGAAAAGGCCCCGCTCCTTCCGCTCTACGACAAACGACTTGAGGAGGCAAAGAAGAATGCACACTAAGCCAGAACCAACAGATCCAGATGTCTTGGACAAAATGGGTTACGACCGTCGTGACCTAGATGTCCCGGCAGTTCGCAAAGCGACGATCTACACGACAGTGGGATGTATCGCCTGTTACTTCATAGCGGTGTTCATCTACAACCTGTTTATCGACGGCTCATTGATGCACGTTCCCAAAGACGTGGTTCCATCGCGAAACGCCGGACTCAAGGGTCAGCCAGAGCTTCAGGACAACATCACTACCAAGATCGACATCTCCAGAATGCGCGCCGACGAGGACCAGAAACTCAACCACTACAGTTGGGCAGATCAATCCGCCGGAACCGCACGAATGCCAATTGACGAAGCGATGCGGTCCGTTGCCAAAAACGGAGTCTCCACTGGAAACGTTGTGCCGGCAAAGACGACCGGAAACACGATTAAGCTCAACACTAACGCCCCGACACCGTAGAAGTAAATATGCATCGAACTCGAGGAGCAAGCGCAATATGGATTCCACTCTTGGCAATCGCCATCGTGGTGTCCTTCGTTGCCATAACTCGCCCTCGCGGCAAGGGAATCTTCGCGGACAAGTTTGATCTCAAACCTCGCATCGGTGCCCAGATGCCGCTGAAGCTCCCGCTAACAGATGACAACGGCGAAACCAAGACCCTTGGCCAGTACCTACAAGTCGGCCGCCCCGTCATGTTTCTTCCTATCTTCTATAAGTGCAATGGAGTCTGCTTCACAGAACTCGATTCTCTGACGAAGATGCTCATCAAAGAAGTCGCGGTCAGCACAAAGAAGACCGTCGAGTCGGTTGTCCCCGGCCGGGACTTCGATCTGGTCGTCGTCAGTATTCACCCAAAGGAAACCGTCGAACTCGCCAGGGCGAAGAAGGCCGAAATTCTTGGCATCATGAACGAAGGCTGGAATAAGCTGAGCCCCGAAGAGCGGGATGCAGCCTACAAGGTTGTTGAGAAGGGGATCCACTTCACCATCGGCTCGGAAGCCGATGTACGTGAGCTAACGGCAACGATGGGCTTCCAATACACCTACGATGAAAAGCGAGATTGGGTTAACCATCCTGCAGCAGCGGCTTATCTAGCCGGTAGCGGAAAGATCATTGGATACAACACTGGTGGTCAATTCGCAACGGTTACAGTGCGAAACGGAGTCCGCGATGCCGCCAAAGGTGTCGTTGAGCCCCTGGGAGATGTCTTCTTCCTCGGATGTTTCAAGATGGAAGCCTCTAGCCCAAGAACCAGGAACATCATCCAAATCCTCAACTTTTCTGCCGTTCTCACCGTCCTCGGCCTCGGAGTCGGTATGTACCGAATGTTCAAGAAATATCCAAGCAACACACTTTCTTCCGGAGGACCGACGGTTTAAATCGGCCCAAATCTAAAGAACCATGAACTGGAATCTGTTTAACTATCCGATGAATCCGCCATCCGCGTCTAACTTCGCGGCGGAACACGATGCGCTCTTCTACGCCATCGTAGGTCAGGCGCTGTTCTTTGGGTTGCTTACCTTTGCACTCATCCTCTGGTTCGCGGTCAAATTCAAAAAAGGATCCAAGGCCGACCGATCCAGCCCGCAGTACGAAAACGCGAGGATGGAGTTCTGGTGGGTTCTGATTCCGACCCTTCTGGGACTTGCAACATTCTTCTGGAGCACCAAACTGTTCGTCGACATGCGGACCCCGCCGAAGAATGCCAAGGAAATCTTCGTTGTAGGCAAGCAGTGGATGTGGCACGTCCAACATCCAGACGGTGTCCGAGAGAACAACACCCTCCACGTCCCCGTAGACACCGACATCAAGATCACGATGATCTCGCAAGACGTCATCCACGCCTTCTACATCCCCGCCTTCCGGGTTCAGTTTATGACCGTCCCTGGCCGATACACGCAGATGTGGTTCCGACCAACTCGAGTCGGCAAGTACCACCTGTTCTGCAACATGTATTGCGGAACCCAGCACTCCGAGATGGGTGGTTCCGTGATCGTCATGTCGAAGCGCGACTACGCCGACTGGCTTGCTCAGCATGGTCAGGTCCGAGAAAATCTGACGGCGGCTCAGACTGGCGAGAAGCTGTTTAACAAAATCGGATGCGGCAACTGCCACGGAGCCCAAGACCTTATCCCGCGAGGTCCAAGCCTTCGAGGTCTGTTCGGTACGACTCGCGAAACCGGCGATGGCCGCCGATGGGTCGCCGATGAGTCCTACATCCGAGAATCAATCATGCGACCTGCCGAAAAGGTAACGAAAGGCTATGGCGTCACCATGCCGTCTTACGACAAGACGTTTTCAGAAGAAGACATCATGAACCTCATCGCCTACATCAAGGCAGGTGCTGGGCAAAGCATCCCAACAAGCACAATCGCTGCCGCAATGCCTGGCATCGAAGTGCGAGATGCGACCGGAAAGGCCGGACTCAATAGTAACGAAATGCAATTCAAGTCAGAACGAGCAGACGCAACCCCAACCCGACGAGGCAAAGCTCCGGCGGTCGGGGCATTGGCCGTCGAAAAAGGAGATCAACAATGAGTACGACAGTTAAGACCGAAGTCGGGGGAATGGAGCATTTCCACACCAATCCCGAACTGAACTACCTCACAAACGGGCATTCGCTCCGTTCGTGGCTTCTGACCGAAGACCATAAGCGCATCGCGATGCTCTACTTAATGTCGGTCACCTTCTTCTTCTTCATCGGTGGTCTCGCCGCCGCCGGAGTTCGATATGAGCTCATGTCGCCTGCTGGCAACATGATGGAATCGGAAACGTACAACAAGCTCTTCACCGCCCATGGCACGGTCATGGTCTTTCTCTTCCTGCTCGTCGCGATTCCCGCCGTACTGGGTAACTTCCTATTGCCGTTGATGATTGGGGCCAGGGACCTTGCGTTCCCCAGGTTAAACCTCCTCAGTTGGTACCTGTACATGGCTGCCGGAACTTGTATCACGCTTGCGATGCTCGGCGGTGGCGCTGATACGGGTTGGACGTTCTACACCCCTTACTCCAGCATGTACTCTAACAGTAACGTCTCGCTGACGCTACTCGGAGTCTTCTTAGGTGGATTCAGTTCGATCACGACGGGTATGAACTTTGTCGTCACGACACACAAGATGCGCGCACCAGGAATGACCTGGTTCCGACTTCCGCTCTTCGTTTGGGGCCACTACGCCACTGGCGTCATCATGCTCCTCGGAACTCCGGTCGTTGCCATCACGCTCCTCTGCGTCATCTTCGAGCGAACCTTCCAACTTCCAATCTATAGCCCCGAACTTGGTGGAGACCCCGTTCTCTTCCAGCACATGTTCTGGTTCTACAGCCACCCAGCTGTCTACATCATGATCCTCCCGGCGTTCGGCGTCATCAGCGAGATCATGACGGCGTTCAGCCGCAAGCGAGTCTTTGGCTATCACATGATCGCCTTCAGCTCCCTTGCCATCGCCTTCCTTGGCTTCCTCGTCTGGGGCCACCACATGTTCGTCAGTAGTCAGTCGATGTACCAATCGGTCATTTTCTCGCTCATCACGTTCCTTCTCGCGGTTCCATCCGCGATCAAGGTCTGGAACTGGACGGCAACCATGTACAAAGGCAACGTCGTTCTCTCTGGCCCAATGATCTACGGAATCGGCTTCCAAGGCCTCTTCCTTGTCGGAGGTCTCACCGGACCGTTCCTCGCCAGCTACGGAAACGACGTTCACCTTTCGGCGACCTACTTCGTCGTTGCTCACTTCCACTACGTCATGGTCGGAGGCTCTATCATGGGCTTCCTCGCCGGTCTACACTTCTGGTGGCCAAAGATGACGGGTCGGCTGTACAACGATACAATCGCAAAGTGGAACGCAATGCTCGTCTTCGTCGGCTTCAACCTCACCTTCTTCCCGCAGTTCATCGTGGGTTGGATGGGAATGCCGCGACGCTACCATTACTACTACTTCGCACCGGAGTTCACGCCCTATCACATCCTTTCCACAATGGGTTCATCCATCCTCGGAATCGGATTCGCTGTCCCTGCGTTCTATCTCATCCACTCACTCTTCAAAGGTGAAAAGGCCGGAGACAACCCATGGAACGCCCACGGCCTCGAATGGAACACGAGTTCACCCCCTCCGACCGAGAACTTCCGGTACAAGGTCATCGTCACTGATGATGTCTACGACTACGACCCCGTTGCTGAGCACGAGAACGACATGCTAGCGG encodes the following:
- the coxB gene encoding cytochrome c oxidase subunit II → MNWNLFNYPMNPPSASNFAAEHDALFYAIVGQALFFGLLTFALILWFAVKFKKGSKADRSSPQYENARMEFWWVLIPTLLGLATFFWSTKLFVDMRTPPKNAKEIFVVGKQWMWHVQHPDGVRENNTLHVPVDTDIKITMISQDVIHAFYIPAFRVQFMTVPGRYTQMWFRPTRVGKYHLFCNMYCGTQHSEMGGSVIVMSKRDYADWLAQHGQVRENLTAAQTGEKLFNKIGCGNCHGAQDLIPRGPSLRGLFGTTRETGDGRRWVADESYIRESIMRPAEKVTKGYGVTMPSYDKTFSEEDIMNLIAYIKAGAGQSIPTSTIAAAMPGIEVRDATGKAGLNSNEMQFKSERADATPTRRGKAPAVGALAVEKGDQQ
- a CDS encoding cbb3-type cytochrome c oxidase subunit I; amino-acid sequence: MEHFHTNPELNYLTNGHSLRSWLLTEDHKRIAMLYLMSVTFFFFIGGLAAAGVRYELMSPAGNMMESETYNKLFTAHGTVMVFLFLLVAIPAVLGNFLLPLMIGARDLAFPRLNLLSWYLYMAAGTCITLAMLGGGADTGWTFYTPYSSMYSNSNVSLTLLGVFLGGFSSITTGMNFVVTTHKMRAPGMTWFRLPLFVWGHYATGVIMLLGTPVVAITLLCVIFERTFQLPIYSPELGGDPVLFQHMFWFYSHPAVYIMILPAFGVISEIMTAFSRKRVFGYHMIAFSSLAIAFLGFLVWGHHMFVSSQSMYQSVIFSLITFLLAVPSAIKVWNWTATMYKGNVVLSGPMIYGIGFQGLFLVGGLTGPFLASYGNDVHLSATYFVVAHFHYVMVGGSIMGFLAGLHFWWPKMTGRLYNDTIAKWNAMLVFVGFNLTFFPQFIVGWMGMPRRYHYYYFAPEFTPYHILSTMGSSILGIGFAVPAFYLIHSLFKGEKAGDNPWNAHGLEWNTSSPPPTENFRYKVIVTDDVYDYDPVAEHENDMLAAGGKA